A portion of the Spartinivicinus ruber genome contains these proteins:
- a CDS encoding prenyltransferase/squalene oxidase repeat-containing protein encodes MMPMFRLKPLAAFCCACLLTYTNTVNAEETNNEVPNPYQSYIEKGLGYLLAQQRPDGSWGEGKAVIPVTTTVVDTLHHHHIQSIEFQRAVIWLANHSAEDAATLARQIEILTKTTATPYSLINKLKALRRTVPFKVGDKWQDAYTWSVKPHFQATIIDTALASIAMMATGIYGETAASRFYAYSFQALQHTDVPGNFTSSRGHGWGYADIFHGKKTPEKVIPTAYATRFLHSVITKYKTAEDKEKYYLPGYGNYAKYGALWLASHQQSSGAITDTLNLAIYETAEALLTLQAFKEFYPEPLLFADTLKKGRDYLIQHIQSNGSWQDDLLLTALVVKVLDSEGVNLTNNDYDGLPDSLESFVGRDPNRFDPPIIYQPNTSGIIQTRLKMVNVLAGSSLPTLDALGGKVVRVVSEPPTTANGLLTQTGLYMRVYIVELADGSQQVVSVPIYVSSPDADNDNDYMLARFEALHHLNDFNPADALDDADTDGLTHVEEFWSATLPFADDSDNDQMPDGFEVYYRLNPNNAEDAKHDPDNDQLSNLMEYQWQSNPRVADTDNDGVQDGEEVKQKRHPAVHEPALQIVLDYLL; translated from the coding sequence ATGATGCCAATGTTTCGTTTGAAGCCGTTGGCGGCTTTCTGCTGTGCCTGTTTATTGACATATACCAATACGGTTAATGCAGAAGAAACCAATAATGAAGTACCCAACCCTTATCAATCGTATATTGAGAAAGGTTTGGGTTATTTGCTGGCTCAACAGCGTCCTGATGGCAGTTGGGGGGAAGGAAAGGCGGTCATACCGGTGACAACTACGGTTGTTGATACTTTACATCATCATCATATTCAAAGTATTGAGTTTCAGCGGGCAGTTATTTGGTTGGCTAATCATTCTGCTGAGGATGCAGCTACGTTAGCCCGTCAAATAGAAATATTAACAAAAACCACGGCAACACCTTATTCACTCATTAATAAACTCAAAGCTCTTAGGCGAACTGTCCCGTTTAAAGTGGGTGATAAATGGCAGGATGCTTATACCTGGTCGGTTAAACCACACTTTCAAGCCACTATAATTGATACTGCATTAGCTAGTATTGCTATGATGGCGACGGGGATTTATGGAGAGACTGCTGCTTCTCGTTTTTATGCCTACTCTTTTCAAGCGCTCCAGCATACAGATGTACCGGGAAACTTTACCAGTTCTAGAGGGCATGGTTGGGGATATGCGGATATTTTTCATGGAAAAAAGACACCTGAAAAAGTGATACCGACGGCTTATGCCACCCGTTTTCTGCATTCAGTCATTACAAAATATAAAACAGCAGAGGATAAAGAAAAATACTATCTACCAGGTTATGGTAATTACGCCAAATACGGAGCGTTATGGTTAGCCAGTCATCAGCAATCATCAGGGGCTATTACTGATACACTCAATTTAGCCATTTATGAAACAGCTGAAGCGTTATTAACGTTGCAGGCATTTAAGGAGTTTTACCCTGAGCCTTTATTATTTGCTGATACGCTAAAAAAAGGACGGGATTATTTAATACAACACATACAGTCAAATGGAAGTTGGCAAGATGATTTGCTGTTAACTGCATTAGTCGTAAAAGTGTTAGATTCTGAAGGAGTGAATTTAACAAACAATGATTACGACGGGCTACCAGATAGTCTTGAGAGTTTTGTTGGCCGAGATCCCAATAGGTTTGATCCACCCATTATTTATCAACCAAATACGAGTGGGATTATTCAAACCCGTCTAAAAATGGTCAATGTGTTGGCAGGAAGCAGTTTACCGACGTTAGATGCATTAGGGGGTAAAGTGGTTCGTGTGGTTTCTGAGCCACCGACAACAGCGAATGGTTTATTGACACAAACAGGTTTATACATGCGGGTATACATTGTTGAGCTGGCAGATGGTTCACAACAGGTTGTGTCTGTACCCATTTATGTATCTTCACCCGATGCAGACAACGATAATGACTACATGTTGGCACGGTTTGAAGCGCTCCATCATTTAAATGATTTTAACCCGGCTGATGCTCTGGATGATGCAGATACTGATGGATTAACCCATGTGGAAGAGTTTTGGTCGGCAACACTACCGTTTGCTGATGACAGTGACAATGATCAAATGCCAGATGGTTTTGAAGTGTATTACCGGCTCAATCCAAATAATGCGGAGGATGCCAAACACGACCCTGACAATGATCAATTATCGAATTTAATGGAATATCAGTGGCAGTCAAACCCCAGGGTAGCGGATACCGATAATGATGGAGTCCAGGATGGGGAAGAAGTGAAACAAAAGCGCCACCCTGCAGTGCATGAGCCTGCATTACAAATCGTGTTGGATTATCTGCTGTAG
- a CDS encoding RHS repeat-associated core domain-containing protein, with the protein MKRSGRTLLHGMAFSLSLLSLNLSAIENTAPIPSEAYLPVLNSFTREDNLAELQASIDRQLEATTKSLQETKNNLENHGGLTGRIRRLFDSSATPSLDDQLSQWQALQTNWQQLHSTGGIGSRGSSAAADTDERNTFSQQVTDRYQTLIQHLNQIQSTENREDQIIAINAAQTLINQWQAVRQQPFVYDLTENGFSRAPAYVAEATAAEPISTSDELLTQCYEGNDNRNAQDLAATNEAVIDERIKALAKQLNHSPKQILEYVTNNIEFEPRPGITKDAPTTLLAGKGNAMEHASLLIALLRASGYPARYVKGEIYLEATKSHIWWLKLANFQVARKLLDTFTLYAGAGETFRHIQSIAMNHVWVETCLPYGKDRGQSETADSYRWLALDSSFKYRNYIPATKKHNLTFDFEKYVSKRTIKTPLEFYQNAVLAALRAEDPNVTLDQVMDRWELIPLKLEALPTTLPYKVKRFTQWQGTNQSTIAAIPDAYRLKLTVSLNDTKLATVNLIDMARSRLTLSFAGINADAQKRLDNWRAGKGGALACPTNLTVKPVLNVYGKPIALANQPQLNLCEESNFTYAKLKLENETQEGVFVTKEFDGITLLDVYALQGYARQASDKMVQARVKNLLTNIFKYQSEPWKHMDAVLGDFLDVVLLKYMHYVERESEAIATLANGLYNGQYHTALTRSRADIKYLFDLPYAINSDNFIIDAPGIGSNPIDNQFGQLNKNIFHATGAASSFYESYIWQETILRETLSTVSAMQYSAGQGNKVIKIDQQFDLASIIDSSVIKSCLKCFWVLRCEIFSGHGQIFLFPKLSRREEGGNISCPACVNYYREKPCYDVRQLHYFYEIAQNPGNVVYLNKTAVDYKGFYGAAFARLSAKEAQFAIGPYDGGYTLRPPSPPPRPPSWNVNVNWNINRYNPDSGFGLNAVTILASSLSVDNNYGVESALNTFNKTLDILHTVNSVVSLGGNVLSTWAGDPVNMVTGNMYHHETDLNLPARGMPVVFKRSYNSLAREDGPLGYGWTHSFNHYLLFLDDDENGKVDTIVWSDGMDGKKFINVPTTAFRSDGTIELAPGVAGIPDGYYFTFIRRKYRNDAQYVLTEKNGLAYYFSNVAGKAGEVAQLVAIADRHGNKLTLQYKENRLNTVTDPDGRQLTFTYNNQKRLSVLKDWTGNEHRYQYNDKTGELTAYYNPLSGDEPATIYAYYGKEDGPYLHHAMKSFTYANGYQMTFEYYANGKVSRHYNAVGNTAHFAYNPFRRESVFTNERGHTEHYFFNKDGMRIKTIDHNGGVHEYKYENPNNPYLMTHYYNPMGYLTQYEYDEQGNNTKTILPSGVLVENFEHNALGQPGLIKNAAGHYQRHVYDQHGNVTDLVTFKSSAASLVHNTPFNPEAPGVYSSHILNWDRNVYYPNGTLKISRKVRDFTQPESGPYSLYQYEDQVNKVTGAYPVTVQHFGDKNGDGVIADDEFDGPFTLEYDKRGKLVKGYDEAYYPLHSEYNQIGQLTRSKDRFGNWWYYSYDKSGLPLGDSLMLMGEENSQPSVADQTVHQYSKANRLKATYNHAGATVRFEHDATGNIVKTTNPDGYTVHYEYDASNRLIKTIDPSGRVSETRYDVLNRVLWEKQPDGVTTNYAYYGAEQNGLLKTIIRPNIALKDKDNNLLPLRETHFEYDKLGQVIKVTDSAGRTTLTDYDELGRAVRVVQPVYDDDLLKQVRPVTHHHYDSLGRLVTVYAGHTSAAGDRSQDNVKLQMMYTYDDFGRMLSKTDALKNTWQFTYNERGQIQTTTDAKGQQSSYSYYPSGLLKSEEHQSAENEDLSTFTNYQYNNQGQLHTVVSNFESYAFVYDEQHRLKIVVNNQSANKGIQYFYSPAGKLLKQVNNAQVAFNYAYDDAGRLTGIQGVRADSIQYVYETSGRLKYVLYPNGMKMHYSYYLDGSINNISIKRQEEGKPEKVVSQLIYDYDDHGQLTRKTHQVPNGKTITDFYSYDGLGRLIKVEGPDNNLKYQLSYDPFGNRRYFETAKEKHFYTHNALHQVLKIQKDSADGELIRQFTYDKNGNLTEKKSGENVLTFNYNALDQLVKSSFNDRWLTQYLYDHAGQRVIRAIHISENQQDIQRYFYSGNQIHGVYDQNWQSKGFYAYAGLDSPVMKILPRNTFFFHQDALGSVVAYTDINGELDSWAAYQPWGELLAGSQSINSMFGFAAREPEITGLIYFRNRYYDPEIGRFTQADPMGFVDGVNRYAYVMNNPVMNVDPWGTWTKGAATNMTGWSYFGQGMELAGNLFLDEFMKESRPGTWGDFTVGALKKGYQMANDMYALTPQGMMAGSVMPDVQITPQERNGAQTLQALTLFGGVAKLGQATLSKASSRLASKLASHKSFLKKCTCCFAAGTPVLTENGHQAIETVEVGQKVYSKNPETGEVALKPVTDRILTEGKPLYSLVLQNTEGKEETIEVTDNHPFWVKGKGWVDSAKLTPGMVVEAYQNKALKVISLTPLHRIEDTYNLTVADFNTYFAGEQQAFVHNMNCPCNFTKKLTDLPFSSSDLKLTDAMNDKQFTKLVKDIRANGIENPVIKYVEIEGVPYVVHGNNRLSAAKYLGKTDQLEFQKVGFPVEGTNFNSIEDVLSTIGAIRQPKYRGR; encoded by the coding sequence ATGAAGCGCAGTGGACGAACGTTACTTCATGGCATGGCTTTCTCATTAAGCCTGCTTTCGCTTAATTTATCAGCAATTGAAAATACCGCACCGATTCCAAGTGAAGCCTATTTGCCAGTTTTAAACAGTTTTACGCGGGAAGATAATTTAGCTGAATTACAAGCTTCTATCGATCGACAGCTGGAAGCGACCACAAAATCCTTACAGGAAACTAAAAATAATCTGGAAAACCATGGCGGCTTAACAGGTCGCATTCGTCGTTTATTTGATAGTTCGGCTACTCCCTCATTGGATGATCAACTATCGCAATGGCAAGCCTTACAAACCAATTGGCAGCAGCTTCATTCTACCGGGGGGATTGGCAGTAGAGGCAGTAGTGCAGCAGCTGACACTGATGAGCGAAATACGTTTAGCCAACAAGTGACTGATCGTTATCAAACCCTTATACAGCATTTAAACCAGATCCAATCAACTGAGAATCGAGAAGATCAAATAATCGCCATCAATGCAGCACAAACACTGATTAATCAGTGGCAGGCTGTACGTCAACAGCCATTTGTTTATGACCTCACTGAAAATGGTTTTTCACGTGCCCCTGCCTATGTAGCTGAAGCAACCGCAGCTGAACCTATATCTACAAGCGATGAATTACTGACTCAATGCTATGAAGGTAATGATAACCGAAACGCACAAGATTTAGCGGCGACTAACGAGGCTGTGATCGATGAGCGTATCAAAGCACTGGCGAAACAATTAAATCACTCGCCTAAACAAATCCTGGAGTACGTTACTAATAACATTGAGTTTGAACCCAGGCCAGGCATCACCAAAGATGCACCGACAACCTTATTAGCAGGGAAAGGCAATGCGATGGAGCATGCTTCCTTGTTAATTGCTTTACTGCGAGCATCTGGCTATCCCGCTCGATATGTCAAAGGAGAAATCTATTTAGAAGCAACCAAATCACATATTTGGTGGTTGAAATTAGCGAATTTTCAGGTGGCTAGAAAATTACTGGATACATTTACACTGTATGCCGGCGCAGGGGAGACCTTTCGACATATTCAAAGTATTGCGATGAACCACGTATGGGTTGAAACTTGTCTGCCTTATGGCAAGGATCGTGGTCAGTCAGAAACAGCCGACAGTTACCGCTGGTTGGCCTTGGATAGTAGTTTTAAATACCGTAATTATATTCCGGCGACTAAAAAGCATAACTTAACGTTTGATTTTGAAAAATATGTATCAAAGCGCACAATAAAAACGCCACTGGAATTTTATCAGAATGCAGTATTAGCTGCTCTACGAGCAGAAGACCCTAATGTAACCTTGGATCAGGTCATGGATCGCTGGGAGCTTATACCGTTAAAGCTTGAAGCGTTGCCAACTACTTTGCCTTATAAAGTCAAGCGATTCACTCAATGGCAAGGGACAAACCAATCTACCATAGCCGCGATACCTGATGCCTATCGTTTAAAGCTAACAGTGTCTTTAAATGATACAAAATTAGCCACAGTTAACTTAATTGATATGGCGCGTAGCCGATTAACTTTAAGTTTTGCAGGCATTAATGCGGATGCTCAAAAGCGGTTGGATAACTGGCGTGCAGGCAAGGGGGGCGCGTTAGCCTGTCCCACCAATTTAACTGTAAAACCCGTGCTTAATGTTTATGGTAAACCCATTGCGTTGGCTAATCAGCCGCAGCTGAACCTATGTGAGGAAAGTAATTTTACTTATGCAAAACTAAAGCTTGAGAACGAGACCCAGGAAGGGGTGTTTGTTACTAAAGAGTTTGATGGGATTACGTTGTTAGATGTTTATGCGCTACAGGGCTATGCACGACAAGCATCCGATAAAATGGTGCAAGCTCGGGTCAAAAATCTATTAACCAATATATTTAAATACCAGTCTGAGCCCTGGAAGCATATGGATGCTGTATTAGGGGATTTTCTGGACGTAGTGTTATTGAAGTATATGCACTATGTGGAAAGGGAAAGTGAAGCAATAGCAACTTTAGCCAATGGGCTTTATAACGGCCAGTACCATACAGCATTAACGCGATCAAGAGCTGATATTAAGTATTTATTTGATCTGCCCTATGCTATCAATTCCGACAATTTTATTATTGATGCACCGGGAATAGGTTCAAACCCCATTGATAATCAATTTGGGCAACTTAATAAAAATATTTTTCATGCAACAGGTGCAGCCAGTTCATTTTATGAAAGTTATATCTGGCAGGAAACCATATTAAGGGAAACTTTAAGTACGGTAAGCGCGATGCAGTACTCGGCAGGCCAGGGAAATAAGGTTATAAAAATTGATCAGCAGTTTGATTTAGCAAGTATAATTGATTCATCAGTTATTAAAAGCTGCTTGAAATGTTTTTGGGTTCTAAGATGTGAAATATTTTCTGGGCATGGACAAATATTCCTTTTCCCAAAGCTTAGTAGAAGGGAGGAAGGCGGTAACATTTCTTGTCCAGCTTGCGTTAATTATTATAGAGAAAAACCTTGTTATGATGTTAGGCAGTTACACTATTTTTATGAAATTGCTCAGAACCCAGGTAATGTCGTATATCTGAATAAGACAGCTGTTGATTATAAGGGCTTCTATGGAGCGGCGTTTGCTAGATTAAGTGCGAAAGAAGCTCAATTCGCCATCGGGCCATATGACGGTGGCTATACTCTAAGGCCTCCCTCACCACCACCCCGTCCACCTAGCTGGAATGTTAATGTTAACTGGAATATTAACCGCTACAACCCGGATTCTGGTTTTGGTTTAAATGCAGTTACGATTTTAGCCTCCAGTTTAAGTGTAGATAATAATTATGGTGTAGAGTCAGCGCTTAATACCTTCAATAAAACACTGGATATTTTACATACGGTAAATTCCGTTGTGTCACTCGGTGGCAATGTGCTATCCACCTGGGCAGGAGATCCTGTGAATATGGTGACAGGTAATATGTATCACCATGAAACAGACCTCAATTTACCCGCTCGTGGAATGCCAGTCGTATTTAAGCGCTCTTATAATAGTCTGGCGCGGGAAGATGGTCCTTTGGGGTATGGCTGGACGCACAGCTTTAATCATTATTTATTGTTTTTAGATGATGATGAGAATGGCAAAGTTGATACCATTGTGTGGTCCGATGGTATGGACGGTAAGAAATTTATTAACGTGCCAACAACAGCGTTTCGATCTGATGGCACCATTGAATTAGCACCAGGTGTAGCGGGAATACCTGATGGTTATTATTTCACCTTTATTCGTCGTAAATACCGGAATGATGCCCAGTATGTTTTAACAGAAAAAAACGGACTGGCTTACTATTTCAGCAATGTCGCGGGTAAAGCTGGTGAGGTCGCTCAGCTGGTAGCAATTGCTGACCGTCATGGTAATAAGCTGACCTTACAATACAAAGAAAATCGGTTAAATACGGTCACGGATCCTGATGGACGACAACTCACGTTTACTTATAACAATCAAAAACGTTTATCTGTCCTGAAGGATTGGACGGGCAATGAACACCGTTATCAGTACAACGATAAAACAGGCGAGCTTACCGCTTATTACAACCCGTTAAGTGGTGATGAACCAGCGACAATCTATGCCTATTATGGCAAAGAAGATGGCCCCTATTTACACCATGCCATGAAGTCATTTACTTATGCCAATGGCTATCAAATGACGTTTGAATATTATGCAAATGGTAAGGTTTCCCGTCACTATAATGCTGTAGGCAATACAGCTCATTTTGCCTACAACCCATTTCGTCGTGAGTCGGTTTTTACCAATGAACGAGGGCATACGGAACATTATTTCTTCAATAAAGATGGAATGCGGATTAAAACCATTGATCACAATGGTGGGGTTCATGAATACAAATATGAAAACCCAAATAATCCGTATTTAATGACTCATTACTATAACCCCATGGGTTATTTAACGCAGTATGAATATGATGAGCAGGGCAATAACACAAAAACTATTTTGCCTTCAGGAGTCTTGGTTGAAAACTTTGAACATAATGCGCTTGGACAACCAGGCTTAATCAAAAATGCCGCAGGGCATTATCAACGGCATGTTTATGATCAACATGGAAATGTAACGGATTTAGTCACGTTTAAATCCTCTGCAGCCAGCTTAGTGCACAACACACCCTTTAACCCCGAAGCTCCCGGTGTTTACAGCAGCCATATTTTGAACTGGGATCGTAATGTTTATTATCCTAATGGCACTTTAAAAATCAGCCGTAAAGTGCGTGATTTTACCCAGCCAGAAAGCGGACCTTATAGCCTGTATCAATATGAAGACCAGGTAAATAAAGTGACGGGTGCTTATCCTGTTACTGTCCAACATTTTGGGGATAAAAACGGTGATGGTGTGATAGCCGATGATGAGTTTGATGGTCCCTTTACACTGGAGTACGACAAACGCGGTAAATTAGTTAAAGGCTATGATGAGGCTTACTATCCACTTCACAGCGAATATAACCAGATTGGTCAGTTAACACGCAGTAAAGACCGTTTTGGTAACTGGTGGTATTACAGCTATGACAAAAGTGGCTTACCACTGGGTGATAGCTTAATGCTAATGGGTGAAGAAAACAGTCAGCCCAGTGTGGCTGATCAAACGGTGCACCAATATAGTAAAGCCAACCGATTAAAGGCGACTTATAACCATGCTGGCGCCACCGTTCGCTTTGAACACGATGCAACAGGCAATATTGTTAAAACCACCAACCCAGATGGTTATACAGTACATTATGAGTACGATGCTAGTAACCGCTTGATCAAAACCATAGATCCAAGTGGTCGTGTCTCTGAAACCCGATACGATGTGTTGAACCGGGTGTTATGGGAAAAACAGCCAGATGGTGTTACAACGAATTATGCATATTATGGTGCTGAGCAAAATGGCTTATTAAAAACCATTATTCGGCCAAACATAGCGTTAAAAGATAAGGACAATAATTTACTGCCGTTACGGGAAACTCACTTCGAGTACGACAAATTAGGCCAGGTTATTAAAGTCACGGATAGCGCTGGGCGCACGACATTGACTGATTATGATGAATTAGGTCGTGCGGTCAGAGTGGTTCAGCCCGTTTATGACGATGACTTATTAAAGCAAGTCAGGCCAGTTACTCATCATCATTACGACAGTTTAGGCCGTTTAGTTACAGTTTATGCTGGGCATACCAGTGCTGCTGGAGATCGATCACAGGATAATGTCAAGCTGCAAATGATGTATACCTATGATGATTTTGGGCGGATGTTATCTAAAACCGATGCTTTGAAGAATACCTGGCAATTTACCTACAACGAGAGAGGGCAAATACAAACCACCACTGATGCAAAAGGGCAACAAAGTAGCTATAGCTACTATCCGTCGGGTTTACTTAAATCAGAAGAACATCAGTCAGCTGAAAATGAAGACTTATCAACCTTTACGAACTATCAATACAACAACCAAGGACAGCTGCATACTGTTGTTTCAAACTTTGAATCTTATGCCTTTGTTTATGATGAACAGCACCGCTTAAAAATTGTCGTCAATAATCAAAGCGCGAATAAAGGAATTCAATATTTTTACTCTCCAGCGGGTAAACTGCTTAAGCAAGTTAATAATGCACAAGTTGCGTTTAATTATGCTTATGATGACGCAGGACGTTTAACTGGTATTCAAGGGGTGCGTGCTGACTCTATTCAGTATGTATATGAAACCTCTGGGCGGTTGAAATATGTGCTCTATCCCAATGGGATGAAGATGCACTATTCCTACTACCTGGATGGTTCAATCAACAACATTTCTATCAAGCGCCAAGAGGAGGGCAAACCGGAAAAAGTAGTGAGTCAGCTGATATATGATTATGACGATCATGGCCAGCTAACCAGAAAAACCCATCAGGTGCCCAATGGAAAAACCATCACGGATTTTTACAGTTATGATGGTCTGGGGCGTTTAATAAAAGTTGAAGGGCCAGATAATAACCTGAAATATCAGCTCAGCTATGATCCGTTTGGAAATAGACGGTATTTTGAAACAGCTAAGGAAAAGCATTTTTATACGCATAATGCATTACACCAGGTGCTCAAAATCCAGAAAGATAGTGCGGATGGTGAGCTTATACGGCAGTTTACTTATGATAAAAATGGTAATCTGACTGAGAAGAAAAGCGGTGAAAACGTATTAACGTTTAATTACAACGCACTTGATCAGTTAGTAAAGTCCTCTTTTAATGACAGATGGTTAACCCAATATTTATATGACCATGCTGGGCAACGGGTAATCCGTGCAATACACATAAGTGAAAATCAACAAGATATCCAACGTTATTTTTATAGTGGTAATCAAATTCATGGGGTTTATGACCAGAATTGGCAGTCAAAGGGCTTTTATGCCTATGCTGGTCTTGATAGCCCTGTCATGAAAATCTTGCCTCGAAATACTTTCTTTTTCCACCAGGATGCTTTGGGTTCAGTTGTCGCCTATACCGATATAAATGGTGAATTGGATTCTTGGGCAGCCTATCAGCCATGGGGTGAGTTACTCGCTGGCTCTCAATCCATTAATTCAATGTTTGGGTTTGCAGCTCGTGAGCCTGAAATTACTGGGTTGATTTACTTCAGAAACCGTTATTACGACCCTGAAATTGGGCGTTTTACCCAAGCCGATCCGATGGGGTTTGTTGATGGTGTCAACCGTTATGCCTATGTGATGAATAACCCTGTCATGAATGTAGACCCTTGGGGTACATGGACCAAAGGGGCTGCCACTAATATGACGGGGTGGAGTTATTTTGGGCAAGGAATGGAGCTTGCGGGTAATTTATTTTTAGATGAATTTATGAAGGAAAGTCGGCCTGGTACTTGGGGAGACTTCACCGTCGGAGCCTTGAAAAAAGGTTATCAGATGGCAAATGATATGTATGCATTGACTCCCCAAGGCATGATGGCAGGCAGTGTTATGCCTGATGTACAAATTACGCCTCAAGAACGTAATGGTGCACAGACATTACAAGCGCTCACATTATTTGGTGGTGTTGCCAAGTTAGGTCAAGCGACTTTATCTAAAGCAAGTAGTCGGTTAGCGAGCAAACTTGCCTCACATAAAAGCTTTTTGAAGAAATGTACGTGTTGTTTTGCAGCGGGTACACCTGTTTTAACTGAAAACGGTCACCAGGCGATTGAAACAGTTGAGGTTGGTCAAAAGGTTTACTCTAAAAACCCAGAAACAGGAGAGGTAGCCTTAAAACCCGTCACTGATCGGATACTTACAGAAGGAAAGCCGCTTTACTCGTTGGTGCTTCAAAATACTGAGGGTAAAGAAGAAACCATTGAAGTAACTGATAACCACCCATTTTGGGTGAAGGGTAAAGGATGGGTAGACTCAGCCAAACTAACGCCAGGTATGGTAGTGGAGGCATATCAAAATAAAGCACTGAAAGTAATCAGTCTTACACCATTACATCGAATAGAAGACACCTATAACCTTACTGTTGCTGACTTCAATACATATTTTGCTGGAGAACAGCAAGCATTTGTGCACAATATGAATTGTCCTTGTAATTTTACAAAGAAGCTAACTGATTTGCCTTTCAGCTCAAGTGACTTGAAGTTAACAGATGCAATGAATGACAAACAATTTACAAAATTAGTTAAAGACATTCGAGCAAATGGTATTGAAAACCCTGTAATTAAATACGTAGAAATTGAGGGAGTACCCTATGTGGTTCATGGCAATAATAGGCTTTCAGCAGCTAAGTACTTAGGCAAAACAGATCAACTAGAGTTCCAAAAAGTTGGCTTTCCTGTAGAAGGAACAAACTTTAACAGTATAGAAGATGTATTAAGCACTATAGGTGCGATTCGTCAACCTAAGTATAGGGGGAGATAG
- a CDS encoding endonuclease domain-containing protein — MTTKKQVLSNQSRIENLFHHQINMPGFARFISEYRFHPNRLWRFDFVFPDYNLAVELEGGTYSHGRRTKTGHTLKSRHLTPTGFYQDCEKYAEAAIQGWSVLRFDSRMVREGSAFDYTVRAIEAKGFRWKKA; from the coding sequence ATGACGACTAAAAAACAGGTTTTATCCAATCAATCCCGAATAGAAAACCTTTTTCATCATCAAATTAATATGCCTGGGTTTGCCCGGTTTATCAGTGAATATCGATTTCATCCTAACCGTCTATGGCGGTTTGATTTTGTCTTCCCGGATTACAACCTGGCTGTTGAACTGGAAGGGGGGACTTATAGTCATGGTCGTCGTACTAAGACAGGTCATACCCTAAAATCCAGGCATCTAACGCCCACCGGATTTTATCAGGATTGTGAGAAATACGCTGAAGCGGCTATCCAAGGTTGGTCAGTATTACGCTTTGATAGTCGTATGGTGAGAGAGGGCAGCGCATTTGATTACACAGTCAGAGCAATAGAAGCAAAAGGTTTTCGATGGAAAAAGGCGTAA
- the ssb gene encoding single-stranded DNA-binding protein has product MEKGVNKVILVGNLGADPDARYLPNGTAVTRLNIATGEQWKDKQAGQVKTHTEWHQVILFGKLAEIAAQYLKKGGKVYAEGKLKTRKWQVKDGSDRYTTEVVCDKLQRLDNLGKQSQQQPVNQQYQHQPSAQQQSSPNQPQPPANYQQPGMLSELDDIPF; this is encoded by the coding sequence ATGGAAAAAGGCGTAAATAAAGTTATTTTGGTTGGTAATCTCGGGGCAGATCCTGATGCGCGATACTTACCTAATGGTACAGCGGTAACCCGACTAAACATTGCAACGGGTGAGCAGTGGAAAGATAAACAGGCGGGACAGGTAAAAACCCATACAGAGTGGCACCAAGTCATTTTATTCGGGAAGCTGGCTGAAATTGCAGCTCAATATTTAAAAAAGGGTGGCAAGGTGTATGCAGAAGGCAAGTTAAAAACCCGGAAATGGCAGGTAAAAGATGGTTCTGATCGATACACGACTGAAGTGGTATGTGATAAGCTGCAAAGACTTGATAACCTTGGTAAACAAAGCCAGCAACAGCCGGTCAACCAACAATATCAACACCAACCTTCAGCACAACAACAGTCGTCGCCTAATCAACCGCAACCACCAGCTAATTATCAACAACCTGGGATGTTGTCTGAACTGGATGACATACCCTTTTGA